GGGCGGGACGCGAAGGCGTCCAGCACGAACCCGGCCAGCCGGGGGCTGAACACGGCGTCCCCGTCGGCCACCCGCCGGATCGCCGCAGCCAGTTCGTCCGGTGAGATGGTCTTGGTGACGTAGCCCCGGGCACCGGCCCGGATCAGCCCGATCACGTCCTCGGCGGCGTCGGAGACGCTGAGCGCCAGGAACCGCACCTGCGGGTGGCTGCGCCGCATCGCCTCCAGCACCGCGCGACCGCCCCCGTCGGGCATGTGTACGTCGAGCAGCACCACGTCCGGTCCGGTGGCCGCGATCCTGCTGACCGCCTCGGCCACCGTGCTCGCCTCACCCACCACCTCGACGTGCGCGCCCAGTTCGGCGCGTACCCCGGCGCGGAACATGGCGTGGTCGTCGACCAGGAACACGCGCAGCCGCTCGGGTCCGGCTCCCGTCGGCTCGGCCGGTGGCGTCGACTGCTCGGTCATGATCTGTCCCTTTCCGCCGTGGCCGAGTCCCGACTGATCGGCAGGATCAGTCGGACCTCGGTCCCCTCCCCCGGTCCGGAGCGGATCTCCGCCCGGCCGCCGTGTCGCTTCATCCGCCCGATGATCGAGCCCCGTACACCGTGCCGGTGATCCTCCACGGTATCCGGATCGAAGCCCGCCCCCCGGTCCCGTACGAAGACACTGACCTGGTCGGGTTCCACCTCCGCGTAGAGCGAGACGGTCTGCACCCCGGCATGCCGGGCGGCGTTCACCAGTGCCTCCCGGGCCGCGGCCACGATCGCGCCGACCCGTTCGTCGGTGTCCCGGTCACCGACCACCACCGCCTCCACGGTGATCGCGAAGGTGTCCTCGACCTCGGCCGCGGCCTGTTCCAACGCGGCGGCGAACCGTTCGGTCGGCGACGCGGTCGGCTTGTAGAGCCAGTTCCGAAGCGAACGCTCCTGGCCCCGGGCCAGCCGCTGGACGGCCTTCACGTCGCTGGCGTTGCGCTGGATCAACGCGAGGGTGTGCAGCACCTGGTCGTGCACCATGGCCGCCAGTTCGGCCCGTTCCTGTTCCCGGATGCGACCCTCACGCTCCGAGCGGAGCTGGTTCCAGGTCCGCCAGAGCACCGGCGCCGTCACCACCCCGACACCGGCCAGGCCGACCAGCGCGAAGATCACGCCGTTGATCACCGCGTCCAGGTTCTGCGCCGGGGAGTAGACGGCGGCGACACCGATGATGCCGACGGCGACCAACACCCCACCGCCGACGAACCGGAGCACGAAGGCCCGCCGGTCGCTCTCCTCCACCACCGCGCCGAGCCACGGCACCGGCAGC
Above is a window of Verrucosispora sp. NA02020 DNA encoding:
- a CDS encoding response regulator transcription factor; amino-acid sequence: MTEQSTPPAEPTGAGPERLRVFLVDDHAMFRAGVRAELGAHVEVVGEASTVAEAVSRIAATGPDVVLLDVHMPDGGGRAVLEAMRRSHPQVRFLALSVSDAAEDVIGLIRAGARGYVTKTISPDELAAAIRRVADGDAVFSPRLAGFVLDAFASRPDAPVADPELDQLTNREREVLRLLARGYAYKEIARELYISIKTVETHVSNVLRKLQMSNRYELSRWAADRRLV
- a CDS encoding ATP-binding protein; this translates as MTREYVISTVSQPPRLYRAPEHRMAAGVAAGIAEHLDVPVRRVRVAFMVLLGLSGLGLLLYAAFWAVVPLRPGDTAVPPRREFGQLLPFVAIGLGVLLVQMMLFDSVGAAGTAGWLVAIIAVGAGVIWHQSTPERRRQWGESLPVPWLGAVVEESDRRAFVLRFVGGGVLVAVGIIGVAAVYSPAQNLDAVINGVIFALVGLAGVGVVTAPVLWRTWNQLRSEREGRIREQERAELAAMVHDQVLHTLALIQRNASDVKAVQRLARGQERSLRNWLYKPTASPTERFAAALEQAAAEVEDTFAITVEAVVVGDRDTDERVGAIVAAAREALVNAARHAGVQTVSLYAEVEPDQVSVFVRDRGAGFDPDTVEDHRHGVRGSIIGRMKRHGGRAEIRSGPGEGTEVRLILPISRDSATAERDRS